From the Candidatus Peribacteria bacterium genome, one window contains:
- the typA gene encoding translational GTPase TypA, producing the protein MDIRNIAIIAHVDHGKTTLVDALLKQGGAFEAHETVGELIMDSNDQERERGITIYAKNTSIQYKDCKINIVDTPGHADFGSEVERILRTVDCVLLLVDAQEGPMPQTKFVLKKSLELGLRPIVVINKIDKPAARAMKVIDMVFDLFVTLGATDEQLDFPYIFTIAREGIAKKNLEDESTNLNPLYDLIMEHVKPADQNIEAPFRMQPSSLGYDNYVGRLAIGRVYEGIAKVGDKVFIRNLEGEVRTGKIAKIFIYLGLKRAEVQEARAGDIVIIAGIPDIYVGETIATAEDTPALPTLKIDPPTVTMTFMVNDSPFAGKEGKLVTTRHIKARLDKEKETNVGLKVEEVPNSDSYQVSGRGELHLSVLLESMRREGFEVQVSRPQVIMRTGEGGKKEEPIEQAIIDVPEAYQGTIINLLNARKGELVDMRTEEGHTRMEFKVPTRGLLGFRGEFVVETRGEGILNHSFIEYAEYKGDLPGRTRGSIISMLAGEATGFDLWKIQERGVLFIGPQTKMYEGMIIGESAKEQDMAVNVTKGKKLSNMRSSGADEAITLVPVKPMSLEQALEYIADDELVEITPTNIRLRKKLLTENERKRG; encoded by the coding sequence ATGGATATCCGCAATATCGCCATTATCGCACACGTTGACCATGGAAAGACTACCCTCGTTGATGCCCTTCTGAAGCAGGGTGGAGCCTTTGAGGCACACGAGACAGTGGGAGAGCTGATCATGGACTCCAATGATCAGGAACGTGAGCGCGGTATCACCATTTACGCCAAGAATACGTCTATCCAGTACAAGGATTGTAAAATCAATATCGTCGATACCCCGGGACATGCCGACTTCGGATCCGAAGTGGAGCGTATCCTCCGGACTGTCGATTGTGTTTTACTCTTGGTAGATGCACAGGAAGGACCTATGCCGCAGACAAAATTTGTTCTTAAAAAGTCGCTTGAATTAGGGCTCCGTCCAATTGTGGTTATCAATAAAATTGATAAACCTGCTGCAAGAGCCATGAAAGTGATCGACATGGTGTTTGATCTCTTTGTGACATTGGGTGCTACCGATGAACAGCTTGATTTCCCTTATATTTTCACCATTGCCCGCGAAGGAATTGCGAAGAAGAATCTGGAAGATGAATCTACGAACTTAAACCCGCTCTACGATCTCATCATGGAACATGTAAAGCCTGCAGATCAGAATATCGAGGCTCCTTTCCGTATGCAGCCCTCCAGTCTTGGTTACGACAACTACGTCGGACGCCTGGCTATTGGACGCGTGTATGAAGGAATTGCGAAAGTGGGAGACAAAGTCTTCATCCGCAATCTCGAGGGAGAAGTGCGCACAGGAAAAATTGCGAAGATCTTCATTTACCTCGGACTCAAGCGTGCAGAAGTACAGGAAGCACGCGCCGGAGATATTGTTATTATTGCAGGTATCCCCGACATCTACGTAGGAGAAACAATCGCAACTGCTGAAGACACACCGGCATTGCCAACGCTCAAAATCGACCCGCCCACTGTCACCATGACCTTCATGGTCAATGACTCTCCCTTTGCCGGCAAAGAAGGAAAGCTTGTGACTACCCGCCATATCAAGGCTCGTTTGGACAAAGAAAAGGAAACAAACGTGGGACTGAAGGTAGAGGAGGTCCCGAACAGCGATAGTTATCAGGTATCAGGACGTGGAGAGCTGCACTTGTCCGTGCTCCTTGAATCCATGCGTCGCGAAGGATTTGAAGTACAGGTCAGTCGCCCGCAAGTGATTATGCGGACGGGAGAGGGAGGCAAGAAGGAAGAGCCGATCGAACAGGCAATTATCGATGTGCCGGAAGCGTATCAGGGAACCATCATCAACCTGCTCAATGCCCGCAAAGGAGAGTTGGTCGATATGCGCACAGAAGAAGGTCACACTCGTATGGAATTCAAAGTACCGACGCGCGGATTGCTCGGGTTCCGTGGCGAATTTGTTGTAGAAACACGCGGTGAAGGAATTCTGAACCACTCCTTCATTGAGTATGCTGAATACAAGGGTGATCTGCCCGGCCGCACGCGTGGTTCCATCATCTCCATGCTTGCAGGAGAGGCAACCGGTTTCGATCTCTGGAAAATACAGGAGCGCGGTGTGCTCTTTATTGGACCTCAAACCAAGATGTACGAAGGAATGATTATTGGTGAGAGTGCAAAAGAGCAGGATATGGCGGTCAACGTTACCAAGGGCAAGAAACTCAGTAACATGCGTTCGTCCGGTGCCGACGAAGCCATTACCCTCGTGCCCGTGAAGCCGATGAGTTTGGAACAGGCGCTTGAATATATTGCCGATGATGAATTGGTAGAAATAACGCCCACCAACATTCGTCTTCGCAAGAAGCTTTTGACGGAGAATGAGCGTAAGCGCGGGTAA
- a CDS encoding methylated-DNA--[protein]-cysteine S-methyltransferase, producing the protein MPSTLTQAIVSTPVGSLKVTASEKGLVKVSLMNKKGDQQKPQQKLLNEIINQIKEYFAGHRRMFDVPLDREGTDFQKKVWKETAKIPFGKTLTYSDIAKKIGHPKAVRAVGTALGKNPVCIVIPCHRVLPKSGGIGSYAYGAKMKKWLLSHETTVTAS; encoded by the coding sequence ATGCCCTCCACCCTTACACAGGCAATAGTGTCCACTCCGGTCGGTTCATTAAAGGTGACAGCATCGGAAAAAGGGCTCGTAAAAGTGTCATTAATGAACAAAAAAGGAGATCAGCAAAAACCGCAGCAGAAACTGCTCAATGAAATTATAAATCAAATAAAAGAGTACTTTGCAGGACACCGGAGGATGTTTGATGTCCCTCTGGATCGGGAGGGAACTGACTTCCAGAAAAAAGTCTGGAAGGAGACGGCAAAAATCCCCTTTGGAAAGACTCTCACCTACAGCGATATTGCCAAAAAGATCGGACATCCGAAGGCGGTGCGGGCGGTGGGGACTGCTCTTGGGAAGAATCCCGTCTGTATCGTGATTCCGTGTCACCGGGTTCTGCCTAAAAGCGGGGGAATCGGGAGCTATGCGTATGGGGCAAAGATGAAGAAATGGCTCCTTTCCCATGAGACGACAGTCACAGCATCCTAA
- a CDS encoding DUF3096 domain-containing protein: MRPSSLVGSSLLSSGLLALLFGIMILIQPDLIAYIVATFFIVIGLSLIGTWWKLRP, translated from the coding sequence ATGCGTCCATCTTCTCTCGTCGGGTCTTCCCTGCTCTCCAGCGGCCTCCTCGCACTCCTCTTCGGCATCATGATTCTTATCCAGCCGGATCTGATTGCATACATAGTCGCCACGTTCTTCATAGTGATTGGCCTTTCCCTCATAGGAACATGGTGGAAACTCAGGCCATAA